One window of Plasmodium relictum strain SGS1 genome assembly, chromosome: 14 genomic DNA carries:
- a CDS encoding mitochondrial ribosomal protein S5 precursor, putative: MIRNIYEKKKYYKFFLFSSRYIHNSHLNKILKNRYKEKVRDKYLDNIYNNEININSINKNIKNKKVDYLRQLIYDEADADEYLLNENILEEMKRKKKKNEGKQEKERDANNLDELDKKEMSESKYKQAIRIYNLLKLNDKTNIFDEDVFMNIESKINHDIYQFSQKNIINDNYEEKINDENNKKKNMIDAKASDKIENKKDDLINNTINLNDKIKIIKNDNVNNDINNVKKCNDKNFMSITKMNLPIFNPTSFCLAVECLTNHICDDLIFLFGDIIDEQKIPEKNENDRLYKFICSLSEFFCLEKNETDVERWMNNVYKKIKNKLPYNISNIKDEYIENWIKGHIRRVLFNEKHKNEKLYKEKYYNLGNDFIYDNFSMSNDVIDNKIDFSTNKLTYYFKSIIEFLIGKEIDSSLEEQLNMMFLNLKKIGLENWLKMDVKDFEKYLLRNNNNSNFLEITDSDRYVSFLMLKCASRNITDFFFYEEFSPFYLFHEKPKDSIEEKINKLEENKHISDEEIKKMIYYDNSSVTILNNNTNSSEYHEMDIDLFLEKEKKYNMNRSLITYSFDESTNSYTYKYKQIPNTIYDPNTNKYIREKETIDPMLKLNEMRSSILEVKRMMSMTKDGRVYYIRIVIVIGNGKGVYGYGVGFGKNIKEARNSALLNSISNIDFLDYNYKNCILNFPVSGQEYSSHVKIIPRPLGKGLKMNKKYLPLGYILGLDNVKISFSGSNKWMSRIKALKRCLDKIISIKTLCKMTGKKYVCHFAPHYCTSHWPDYWFKNILKEYKYKIQKIQKKRSIVCKKNFRSNISKIPEEVKPDFTPYSWKTPIHKYIESQKLKKYVDNNIYHTNIF, translated from the exons atgataagaaatatatatgaaaaaaaaaaatattataaattttttttatttagttcTCGGTATATTCATAATAgccatttaaataaaattcttaAGAATagatataaagaaaaagttagagataaatatttagataatatatataataatgaaattaatattaatagtataaataaaaacataaaaaataaaaaagttgaTTATCTGAGACAGTTAATTTATGATGAAGCAGATGCCGatgaatatttattaaatgaaaatattttagaagaaatgaaaaggaaaaaaaaaaaaaatgaaggaaaacaagaaaaagaaagagatgcaaataatttagatgaactagataaaaaagaaatgagtgaatcaaaatataaacaGGCAATTAgaatatataatttgttaaaattaaatgataaaactAATATTTTTGATGAAGAtgtttttatgaatatagaGAGTAAAATCAATCATGATATTTATCAGTTttctcaaaaaaatattatcaatGATAATTacgaagaaaaaataaatgatgaaaataataaaaaaaaaaatatgattgaTGCTAAAGCTTcagataaaatagaaaataaaaaagatgacTTAATAAACAATACTATcaatttaaatgataaaataaaaataattaaaaatgataatgtaaataatgatataaataatgttaAGAAGTGTAATGATAAAAACTTTATGAGTATAACAAAAATGAATTTGCCTATATTTAATCCAACTAGTTTTTGCTTAGCTGTAGAATGTTTAACTAATCATATATGCgatgatttaatttttttatttggaGATATAATTGATGAACAAAAAATAcctgaaaaaaatgaaaatgatagattatataaatttatttgttcATTAAgtgaatttttttgtttagaAAAGAATGAAACAGACGTTGAAAGGTGGATGAATAATgtttataagaaaataaaaaataaattgccATATAACATTAGTAATATTAAGGAtgaatatatagaaaattgGATAAAAGGACATATAAGACGagttttatttaatgaaaaacataaaaatgaaaaattatataaagaaaaatattataatttaggAAATGATTTTATATATGACAATTTCTCAATGAGTAACGATGTGatagataataaaatagattTTTCTACTAATAAATTaacttattattttaaaagtattATTGAATTTTTAATAGGGAAAGAAATAGATAGTAGTTTAGAAGAACAATTAAATATGatgtttttaaatttaaagaaaataggTTTAGAAAACTGGTTAAAAATGGATGTCAAAGATTTTGAGAAATATCTcttaagaaataataataattcaaattttttagaaataacGGACAGTGATAGGTACGTCTCTTTTTTAATGTTAAAGTGTGCTAGCAGAAATATTacagatttttttttttatgaagagttttctcctttttatctttttcatgAAAAACCAAAGGATTCTATTGAAGAAAAGATAAACaaattagaagaaaataaacatatatctgatgaagaaataaaaaaaatgatttattatGACAATTCATCCGTAACGATACTGAATAATAATACCAACAGCTCCGAATATCACGAAATGGATATTGATCTATTTTTAGAGAaggaaaagaaatataatatgAACAGGTCATTAATTACTTACAGTTTTGATGAAAGTACGAATTCATacacatataaatataagcAAATTCCTAATACTATCTATGATCctaatacaaataaatatataagagaaaaagaaacaaTTGATCCCatgttaaaattaaatgaaatgaGATCATCTATATTAGAAGTTAAAAGAATGATGAGCATGACTAAGG atGGTAGGGTTTATTATATAAGAATAGTGATAGTAATAGGAAATGGAAAAGGTGTATATGGTTATGGAGTTGGATTcggaaaaaatataaaagaagcAAGAAATAGTGCATTGTTGAACTCTATTAGTAATATAGATTTTTTAGATtacaattataaaaattgcaTATTAAATTTTCCCGTAAGTGGACAAGAATATTCTTCACATGTTAAAATAATACCAAGACCATTAGGAAAAggattaaaaatgaataaaaaatatttaccaTTGGGTTACATTTTGGGTTTGGATAATGTTAAGATATCTTTTAGTGGTAGTAATAAATGGATGAGTAGAATAAAAGCTTTAAAAAGATGtttagataaaataatatctATTAAAACTTTATGCAAAATGACTGGAAAAAAGTATGTGTGTCATTTTGCACCTCATTATTGTACTAGCCATTGGCCTGATTACTggtttaaaaatatattaaaagaatataaatataaaattcaaaaaattcagaaaaaaagaagtatTGTTTGCAAAAAGAACTTTAGATCTAACATTTCAAAAATCCCAGAAGAAGTCAAACCTGATTTCACTCCTTATTCGTGGAAAACACCaattcataaatatatagaatcacaaaaattaaaaaaatacgttgataataatatttatcatacgaatattttttaa
- the H2B.Z gene encoding histone H2B variant, putative translates to MSGKGPAQKSQAAKKTAGKTLGPRHKRKRRTESFSLYIFKVLKQVHPETGVTKKSMNIMNSFINDIFDRLVTEATRLIRYNKKRTLSSREIQTAVRLLLPGELSKHAVSEGTKAVTKYTTSGG, encoded by the coding sequence atgtcAGGAAAGGGGCCAGCTCAAAAATCGCAAGCTGCAAAAAAAACTGCAGGAAAAACCTTGGGGCCAAGGCATAAAAGGAAAAGAAGAACTGAATCTTTTtcactttatatttttaaagttttaAAACAAGTACATCCTGAAACTGGTGTGACAAAAAAAAGTATGAATATTATgaattcatttattaatgATATTTTTGACAGATTAGTTACTGAAGCAACTAGATTAATAcgttataataaaaaaagaacattATCATCTCGTGAAATACAAACAGCTGTTAGATTACTTTTACCTGGTGAATTATCAAAACATGCTGTATCAGAAGGTACGAAAGCTGTAACAAAATACACAACTAGTGGTGGTTAA
- a CDS encoding DnaJ protein, putative: MDKNNAIKAFKYFNLPLNCSEKELKKNYFNKIKSLHPDVHLCKNISLQNKYKNDFLEAHRQYQIAKSFLRENIIEENKLKYSQEDKLFNNLNKNNKQSFSSMFSSLNFFFKNIKLKKIFYYLKKSYFLFLVPFIVYFIEYTVNTKNDKQSNNLTVKSKKEKKKRQDSYILRKELYKLNKGGIYNEKKEAISLFKLRYIFNVVKTRQAEKKLKINYKNRNIFEKKKNDLNYLKKHISSHNKKDDINISNSIKILKNNQMFLDHLLKNKKISINLLSKSKNILQNFATFLKETSNKNFVTYNIINSSNLRKNSVKEEDGVKKVKNQNIFLKKNRDSNPLYKSFLLSENRGIHNESRYINGIGGLCGGYDLIKREVEQINKEEIITKENLVSKDLIYMNTIRNNELIDDLINLQNSIIYEKSKYIDFSYPLKYKEYRKDNKINLNNFFKYRNCKIYLKETIFENNIKKHIFNNTNDLTEDKNLNKSHSLNEGRINKTRIS; this comes from the coding sequence ATggataaaaataatgcaaTCAAagcttttaaatattttaatttaccATTAAATTGTTCTGAAaaggaattaaaaaaaaactattttaacaaaataaaaagctTGCATCCTGATGTGcatttatgtaaaaatatttcactacaaaacaaatataaaaatgatttctTAGAAGCACATAGACAATACCAAATAGCTAAATCGTTTTTaagagaaaatataattgaGGAAAATAAGTTGAAATATTCTCAAGAAGATAAACTAttcaataatttaaataaaaataataagcaGTCATTTTCTTCTATGTTTTcatctttaaattttttttttaaaaacataaaattaaaaaaaatattttattatttaaaaaagagttattttttgtttttagttccatttattgtatattttataGAATACACTGTTAATACTAAAAATGATAAACAATCTAATAATTTAACagttaaaagtaaaaaagaaaaaaagaaaagacaAGATTCTTATATCTTAAGAAAAgagttatataaattaaataaaggaggtatttataatgaaaaaaaagaggcAATATCTTTGTTTAAAttaagatatatatttaacgTTGTAAAAACAAGGCAAGCTGAGAAGAAACTGAAAATAaactataaaaatagaaatatttttgaaaaaaaaaaaaatgacttaaattatttaaaaaaacacaTATCATCTCACAATAAAAAGGatgatattaatatttctaaTTCTATTAAAATCTTAAAAAACAATCAAATGTTTCTTGATCATTTactgaaaaataaaaaaatatcaattaATCTACTATCTAAGTCAAAAAACATTCTTCAAAATTTTGctacatttttaaaagaaactagtaataaaaattttgttacatacaatataataaattcttctaatttaagaaaaaatagtgTGAAAGAAGAAGATGGcgttaaaaaagtaaaaaatcaaaatatttttttaaaaaaaaatagagacAGTAATCCATtatataaaagttttttattAAGTGAAAATAGAGGAATACATAATGAAAGTAGATATATAAATGGTATAGGTGGATTATGTGGTGGTTACGATTTAATAAAAAGGGAAGTtgaacaaataaataaagaagaaataataacaaaagaaaatttagtATCAAAagatttaatttatatgaatacaataagaaataatgaattaattgatgatttaataaatttacaaaattccattatttatgaaaaatcaaaatatatagatTTTTCATATCCtctaaaatataaagaatatagaaaagataataaaattaatttaaataatttttttaaatacaggaattgtaaaatatatttgaaagagactatatttgaaaataatataaaaaaacacatttttaataatacgAACGATTTAACagaagataaaaatttaaataagtcTCATTCACTTAATGAAGGAAGAATCAATAAAACTAGGATATCataa